The bacterium genome has a window encoding:
- a CDS encoding amidohydrolase family protein: MIVDICSFLPVPESYRARLLGWAAIPGYFRMFSRGLSRFCGVPEEEFRRRMLDRPPHEVAGFIEEVASARGKDAAAFVADLDAAGYDRAAVFSIDSQTTTGAPPLAPEVLARAVAEHPDRLAAFLGLDPLKKDAAATLERGVRELGLHGALLVPFLHGLPADSACYRPIFEKCVALDVPVWIHASVNWSPGHPMELGHPRVLDRLCGEMPGLKVIAGHGGWPWIPDMVAAAWRHPNLYIDPSGHRWKYLAYPGSGWEMLMHFGNNVLQNKILFGTDWPLMEQGMREIADELRGLPLRPEVREKWLGGNAARLMELAS, from the coding sequence TTGATAGTTGATATCTGCAGCTTCCTCCCCGTCCCGGAAAGCTACCGGGCGCGTCTTCTCGGGTGGGCGGCCATACCCGGCTACTTCCGCATGTTTTCGCGGGGCCTCAGCCGCTTTTGCGGCGTGCCGGAGGAGGAATTTCGCCGGCGGATGCTCGATCGCCCTCCGCATGAGGTGGCCGGCTTCATCGAGGAGGTGGCGTCGGCGCGCGGAAAAGACGCGGCGGCGTTCGTCGCCGATCTCGATGCGGCGGGGTATGATCGCGCGGCAGTGTTCAGCATTGACTCGCAGACGACGACGGGCGCGCCGCCGCTGGCGCCCGAGGTCCTGGCCCGTGCGGTGGCGGAGCATCCCGATCGACTGGCGGCCTTTCTCGGCCTCGACCCCCTGAAGAAAGACGCGGCCGCCACGCTCGAGCGCGGCGTCCGGGAGCTGGGGCTGCACGGCGCTCTTTTGGTTCCCTTTCTTCACGGCTTGCCGGCGGATTCCGCCTGCTACCGGCCGATATTTGAAAAGTGCGTGGCGCTGGACGTTCCCGTGTGGATCCACGCCTCGGTGAACTGGTCCCCCGGCCATCCGATGGAGTTGGGGCATCCGCGAGTGCTGGATCGCCTTTGCGGCGAGATGCCCGGGCTCAAGGTGATCGCGGGCCACGGCGGGTGGCCCTGGATTCCCGACATGGTGGCCGCGGCCTGGCGCCACCCGAACCTCTACATCGATCCCTCTGGCCACAGGTGGAAATACCTGGCCTATCCGGGATCGGGCTGGGAGATGCTGATGCACTTCGGCAATAACGTTCTTCAAAACAAAATCCTTTTCGGCACGGATTGGCCGCTAATGGAACAGGGCATGCGGGAGATCGCCGATGAATTGCGCGGCTTGCCCCTCCGGCCGGAAGTCCGGGAAAAATGGCTGGGCGGAAACGCCGCCAGACTTATGGAACTTGCATCATGA
- a CDS encoding UvrD-helicase domain-containing protein yields MTRKPSDADRRELAVHWTEGPVLVEAGAGTGKTRLLVDRVVHLIREEKARIEEIAAITFTVKAAAELRERIRAALLREQAAGGPALRDALRDIERAPISTIHGFALSLLRERPLDAGLPPEIAEVDPVASDSLRDQAWEAWLQEKFATDDPALADFFSLGFTIRGHLTTVRDVLLNAPELRSDFPEPRGLTPEAAIEEVRNLYRECADFAHAHCLDRTDKAFAQLDAFERWAEGLSGLTLPGLMRALWDMPPFRRNVGSAKKWDAGKLQEIREKFTQLRAAATSGVSHEILARVIASLREFAEVYEARMREAGLMDYQDILFQAVKMIRERPAARSHFRSRFRHFLVDEFQDTDPLQVDLIFRLVGDIPEGGEWPAARLDRAPLFLVADPKQSIYRFRRADIAIYHRVKVCVEKAEGRQVISIDQNFRSTPGVIDWVNGVFSKMIREVEGVQPEYVPLQAFRSEKGPRVRLIPDPLSGGGEENGANAEARRRQEAAAVAGALRALVEKKGEEIALPDGTSRPVTFGDVTVLFRYRTGYDIFEEVFREAGIPVAVDGGTGFYEQMEVAAAGAVLRAVNHPGDRLAVAAALRSPLYGFSDPELAGYLLERDGITRPAPEVAAAVSRMREWHARRGEMSARAMLEEIFRETHAFELFLGASNGERRVANMLKLLDMAFVYGQGSARGVAEFGAHLDENLALGRDAREPEAALEDAGRSEVRFLTMHAAKGLEFPVVVLADLSAPPPKHSINWIADRIGRRVDVAVGPKSPKDRRVMTTEFLESESREKDIQREELKRLLYVAATRARDFLFVPLFNSDGRGELWSLFEEAGLDPEGLKRGEGGAAEIFHEPLLMAKAEESFFRIPDAVFSEASPSATAALRLRDSFSGRLDEMKRGFRDGGAMPPLAASGLSDSDAGDDPGERHALSSFEREKGAGGVEFGRLVHDLLAGLEPFSLGKLNALSADAEAWALSHGLGAREAEAAVAMIRPAFERPLFRRAEAAPRRWHEFPFFLSVAGRLLRGFADLVFEEEGGLVVADFKTDAIGESDIPARTEHYSLQGGAYALGLEEATAMKVREVVFSYLRPGAEISLTVDKALRERVLLAVHKPA; encoded by the coding sequence CACGGTGAAGGCGGCGGCCGAGCTGCGCGAGCGCATCCGGGCCGCCCTCCTCCGGGAGCAGGCCGCGGGCGGCCCCGCCCTGCGCGATGCCCTGCGGGACATCGAGCGCGCCCCCATTTCGACCATACACGGATTCGCCCTCTCCCTGCTGCGGGAGCGTCCCCTCGACGCCGGCCTTCCGCCCGAGATTGCCGAAGTGGATCCGGTGGCCAGCGATTCTCTCCGCGATCAGGCGTGGGAAGCATGGCTTCAGGAGAAATTCGCGACAGACGATCCGGCGTTGGCGGATTTTTTCTCCCTGGGCTTCACCATCCGGGGTCATCTGACGACGGTGCGCGATGTCCTGCTGAATGCTCCTGAGCTGCGGTCCGATTTTCCGGAGCCCCGTGGCCTGACGCCGGAGGCGGCCATCGAAGAAGTGCGGAATCTCTACCGAGAGTGTGCGGACTTCGCGCACGCCCATTGCCTGGACCGTACGGACAAGGCCTTTGCCCAGCTCGATGCGTTTGAGAGGTGGGCCGAAGGGCTTTCGGGCCTCACCCTGCCGGGGCTCATGCGGGCGTTGTGGGACATGCCCCCTTTCCGGAGAAATGTGGGATCCGCCAAAAAGTGGGATGCAGGGAAATTGCAGGAAATACGGGAGAAATTCACCCAACTCCGGGCGGCGGCCACCAGCGGGGTCTCGCATGAAATTCTGGCCCGGGTGATTGCCTCGCTCCGGGAGTTTGCCGAGGTCTACGAGGCGCGGATGCGGGAAGCCGGGCTGATGGACTATCAGGACATCCTCTTTCAGGCCGTGAAAATGATCCGGGAGCGCCCCGCCGCCCGGTCGCACTTCCGCTCGCGGTTCCGCCATTTTCTCGTGGATGAATTTCAGGACACCGATCCGCTTCAGGTGGATCTGATCTTCCGCCTCGTGGGCGATATTCCCGAGGGCGGCGAGTGGCCGGCGGCGCGCCTCGATCGCGCGCCGCTTTTCCTTGTGGCCGATCCCAAGCAGTCGATCTACCGCTTCCGCCGGGCGGACATCGCGATCTACCACCGGGTGAAGGTGTGCGTGGAAAAGGCGGAGGGCCGGCAGGTCATTTCGATCGATCAGAATTTCCGGAGCACGCCCGGCGTCATCGACTGGGTGAATGGCGTATTTTCGAAAATGATCAGAGAGGTGGAAGGGGTGCAGCCCGAGTATGTCCCCCTCCAGGCGTTTCGTTCGGAGAAGGGCCCTCGGGTGCGGCTGATTCCTGACCCGCTCTCCGGCGGCGGAGAAGAGAACGGCGCCAATGCCGAGGCGAGAAGAAGGCAGGAGGCGGCCGCCGTTGCTGGTGCGCTTCGCGCGTTGGTCGAAAAAAAGGGAGAGGAGATCGCGCTGCCCGATGGAACCTCGCGCCCTGTCACCTTCGGCGATGTCACGGTGCTCTTCCGGTACCGGACGGGCTATGACATTTTCGAGGAGGTATTCCGCGAGGCGGGGATACCGGTTGCCGTGGACGGCGGAACCGGTTTTTACGAGCAGATGGAGGTGGCCGCCGCGGGGGCGGTGTTGCGGGCGGTGAACCATCCCGGCGACCGGCTGGCCGTGGCGGCGGCGCTTCGCTCGCCCCTCTACGGGTTCTCCGATCCGGAGCTGGCGGGATATCTGCTGGAGAGAGATGGCATCACCCGTCCCGCCCCGGAGGTGGCCGCGGCGGTTTCCCGGATGCGGGAGTGGCACGCCCGGCGCGGGGAGATGAGCGCCCGCGCGATGCTGGAGGAGATTTTCCGCGAGACACACGCGTTCGAGCTCTTTTTGGGCGCCTCCAACGGCGAGCGCCGGGTGGCCAACATGCTGAAGCTCCTCGACATGGCGTTCGTTTACGGGCAGGGGAGCGCCCGGGGGGTGGCCGAGTTCGGCGCCCATCTCGACGAGAACCTCGCCCTGGGCCGCGATGCGCGCGAGCCCGAGGCGGCGCTGGAGGATGCCGGCCGGAGCGAGGTTCGCTTCCTGACGATGCACGCCGCCAAGGGGCTCGAGTTTCCGGTCGTCGTCCTGGCGGATCTGAGCGCGCCTCCTCCCAAGCATTCCATCAATTGGATCGCGGATCGGATTGGCCGCCGGGTGGATGTGGCGGTCGGGCCAAAAAGTCCGAAAGATCGGCGCGTAATGACAACGGAGTTTCTTGAATCAGAATCCCGGGAGAAGGATATCCAGCGCGAGGAGCTCAAGCGCCTTTTGTATGTGGCCGCGACCCGCGCCCGGGATTTTCTCTTTGTTCCGCTTTTCAATTCGGATGGCCGGGGCGAGCTTTGGAGTTTATTCGAGGAAGCGGGCCTGGACCCGGAGGGACTCAAGAGGGGGGAGGGGGGAGCGGCCGAAATCTTCCACGAGCCGTTGCTCATGGCGAAGGCGGAAGAAAGTTTCTTCCGGATCCCGGATGCGGTTTTTTCGGAAGCGAGCCCCTCGGCGACGGCGGCGCTCCGGCTTCGGGATTCTTTTTCGGGCAGGCTCGATGAGATGAAGCGCGGCTTCCGGGACGGCGGGGCGATGCCACCGCTCGCCGCGAGCGGACTCTCGGATTCGGACGCGGGAGATGATCCCGGGGAGCGGCACGCGCTTTCATCTTTCGAGAGAGAAAAGGGGGCCGGCGGCGTGGAGTTCGGCCGCTTGGTGCACGATCTGCTGGCGGGGCTCGAACCTTTTTCTTTGGGGAAGCTGAACGCCTTGTCGGCGGATGCGGAAGCCTGGGCGCTCTCCCATGGCCTGGGTGCACGGGAAGCGGAGGCGGCCGTCGCCATGATCCGGCCGGCCTTTGAGCGGCCGCTGTTCCGGCGGGCGGAAGCGGCGCCCAGAAGATGGCACGAGTTTCCCTTTTTCCTGTCGGTGGCGGGCAGGCTTTTGCGCGGCTTCGCCGATCTTGTCTTCGAGGAAGAAGGAGGGCTCGTTGTCGCCGATTTCAAGACGGACGCCATCGGCGAGAGCGACATTCCGGCCCGGACGGAACATTATTCCCTCCAGGGCGGGGCGTATGCCCTCGGGCTGGAGGAGGCGACCGCCATGAAGGTCCGGGAGGTCGTGTTTTCCTACCTTCGCCCCGGGGCGGAAATTTCGCTGACGGTGGATAAAGCCCTCCGGGAGCGCGTTCTTCTGGCTGTGCACAAGCCCGCGTGA
- a CDS encoding DUF169 domain-containing protein produces MEPAATNEYYEKLNQYLRLASFPVAVRFLESWDELPPRTKRPEKDFGNKFTTCQAISMARRYGWVIALGREDSSCVLGAMALGLEKRLPHYTEGNLCVDFYTENLEAGRISEESVPRLELGKYVGVIAAPLNRTAFEPHTIVIYGNGAQIMRLGQAWLWKRGGTLNSEFRGRVDCADLAIAPHLTGEPQMIIPCSGDRIFGQVQDHEVAFSFPFSAMEEILEGMEGTHKAGASRYPITNWLNYTGGFPPSYEMYREMLDESGPPGEA; encoded by the coding sequence ATGGAACCTGCCGCAACGAACGAATACTACGAAAAGCTGAATCAGTATCTCCGGCTGGCTTCTTTTCCGGTCGCCGTTCGCTTCCTGGAAAGCTGGGACGAGCTGCCCCCCCGCACGAAGCGCCCCGAAAAGGATTTCGGGAACAAATTCACCACCTGTCAGGCGATATCCATGGCACGCCGCTACGGCTGGGTCATCGCCCTCGGAAGGGAGGACAGCAGCTGCGTTCTGGGCGCGATGGCCCTCGGGCTTGAAAAACGGCTCCCCCATTACACCGAGGGGAATCTTTGCGTGGACTTCTACACGGAAAATCTCGAGGCCGGCCGGATCAGCGAGGAGAGCGTCCCGAGGCTCGAGCTGGGAAAATACGTGGGCGTCATCGCCGCCCCCCTGAACCGGACCGCCTTCGAGCCGCACACCATCGTGATTTACGGAAACGGCGCCCAGATCATGCGCCTCGGCCAGGCCTGGCTCTGGAAGCGGGGCGGTACGCTGAACAGCGAGTTCCGCGGAAGGGTGGATTGCGCCGATCTGGCCATCGCGCCGCATTTGACGGGAGAGCCGCAGATGATCATTCCCTGTTCGGGGGACCGCATCTTCGGTCAAGTGCAGGATCACGAGGTGGCGTTCAGTTTTCCGTTCTCGGCGATGGAAGAGATTCTCGAGGGAATGGAGGGAACGCACAAGGCCGGCGCCTCGCGCTACCCGATTACGAACTGGCTCAACTACACGGGAGGATTTCCGCCTTCCTACGAGATGTACCGCGAGATGCTGGACGAGTCCGGCCCTCCGGGAGAGGCGTAG
- a CDS encoding ornithine cyclodeaminase family protein, translated as MLYLNESEISSLITMPEVMERVDYAFKAQGNGQAPNQPRRRLFLPKGMLHVMYGALPEDGFIGLKTYTAFPGIGVRFVLLLWDANTAELLAFMEANVLGQLRTGAASGVGARYLAREDSSVAGLIGTGWQARSQLEALCAARPLKTVKIYSRSGEKRQKFVAAMKDKVSAELVPVSSSAEAVKGSDIVCTVTTSPDPVFDGKDLTPGTTVIAAGSNRPTNREIDDETIRRAARGRVVTDSVEGAQIESGDLILAVRGKVLSWGQVIEIGLVANGTVPGRGSAEEINLFLSQGVGIEDVAIAGELYRRAIARGVGKRFETDTVFSKPV; from the coding sequence TTGCTTTATCTCAACGAATCGGAAATCAGCAGTTTGATCACCATGCCCGAAGTCATGGAGCGGGTGGATTATGCATTCAAGGCCCAGGGAAACGGGCAGGCGCCCAATCAGCCCCGCCGGCGCCTTTTTCTGCCGAAGGGAATGCTGCATGTGATGTACGGGGCGCTCCCCGAGGATGGCTTCATCGGGCTGAAGACCTACACCGCTTTCCCGGGGATCGGGGTGCGGTTCGTGTTGCTCCTTTGGGACGCGAACACGGCCGAGCTGCTGGCGTTCATGGAGGCGAACGTGCTGGGCCAGCTGCGCACCGGTGCGGCGAGCGGCGTCGGGGCGCGCTATCTCGCCCGGGAGGATTCCTCGGTCGCCGGATTGATCGGCACCGGCTGGCAGGCGCGCTCCCAGCTGGAGGCGCTCTGCGCGGCGCGCCCCTTGAAGACGGTCAAGATTTACAGCCGGAGCGGGGAGAAGCGCCAGAAGTTCGTGGCAGCGATGAAGGACAAGGTGTCCGCCGAGCTGGTTCCGGTGTCATCTTCCGCCGAAGCCGTGAAGGGATCCGACATCGTGTGCACCGTGACCACCTCGCCCGATCCGGTTTTCGACGGAAAGGATCTGACGCCCGGCACGACGGTCATTGCGGCGGGTTCGAACCGGCCGACCAACCGGGAGATCGACGATGAGACTATCCGGCGGGCAGCCCGGGGCCGCGTGGTGACGGACAGCGTCGAGGGCGCCCAGATCGAAAGCGGCGATCTGATCCTGGCGGTGAGGGGAAAGGTCCTCTCCTGGGGCCAGGTGATCGAGATCGGGTTGGTGGCGAACGGAACGGTGCCGGGACGCGGCTCCGCGGAGGAGATCAACCTTTTCCTCAGCCAGGGGGTGGGCATCGAGGATGTGGCCATCGCCGGGGAACTCTACCGGCGGGCGATCGCCCGGGGGGTGGGAAAGCGCTTCGAGACAGATACTGTGTTCAGTAAACCCGTGTAA
- the rpmG gene encoding 50S ribosomal protein L33 — MRDIVQLECTECKKMRYSTTKNKRNTPDRLEFKKYCRFCHKHQPFRETK; from the coding sequence ATGCGGGATATTGTCCAGCTTGAGTGCACCGAGTGCAAAAAGATGCGCTACAGTACAACCAAGAACAAGCGCAACACGCCGGATCGGCTCGAATTCAAGAAGTACTGCAGGTTTTGCCACAAGCACCAGCCATTCCGGGAGACGAAATAG
- a CDS encoding MFS transporter, which yields MTRPASCGFLPLIAVCLVAIGVFGSLIATSALIVSVQRDLGLTYGEAGFLLSAPFVAIGVFALAGGAFIDRIGMNKVLMLGTGLTVLAGAARAWGTGFSGFAAATLLVGAGVGMVFPVLPKIAAVTLPPEQRAFGSSLYTASVITGSGLAMALTHFMAIFPGLPGGEVWRGGYLGWALVLAAAFAFWLAAARAATAMEKGGEASSSPVFGGTVWRSLAIWGVAISLFIENQVFFTSIGWLPTILAEQGLSPSSAAGVVSLVPWMGVITVLVAHRVASWFGGERPLLWVCVTVTVLALLLLTVSSVWLTTLAAVAIGICANAWVLLCLGYPARSVPHAQAGQAAGLILGVGYLGGFSGPWLAGLIRESSGGFAPAFYFLAGCTVVGFWTIQFFGPPADKSS from the coding sequence ATGACCCGGCCCGCCTCCTGCGGTTTTTTGCCGCTGATTGCCGTATGTCTTGTGGCGATCGGTGTTTTCGGCTCGTTGATTGCGACGAGTGCGCTCATCGTTTCCGTTCAGAGGGACCTGGGACTGACGTACGGAGAGGCGGGTTTTCTCCTTTCGGCCCCGTTTGTGGCGATCGGTGTTTTCGCGCTGGCGGGCGGCGCTTTTATCGATCGCATCGGCATGAACAAGGTTCTGATGCTCGGGACGGGCCTGACCGTCCTGGCCGGCGCCGCCCGCGCGTGGGGAACGGGATTTTCCGGATTTGCCGCGGCCACGCTTCTCGTGGGAGCGGGCGTGGGGATGGTGTTTCCGGTGCTCCCGAAAATCGCGGCCGTCACGCTTCCTCCGGAGCAGCGCGCTTTCGGGTCTTCTCTCTACACGGCCTCCGTGATTACGGGGAGCGGCCTGGCGATGGCCTTGACGCATTTCATGGCGATTTTCCCCGGGTTGCCGGGCGGAGAGGTTTGGAGAGGCGGTTATCTCGGATGGGCACTGGTTCTGGCGGCCGCTTTCGCGTTCTGGCTGGCCGCAGCACGCGCCGCCACCGCCATGGAGAAGGGCGGCGAGGCGTCGTCTTCCCCGGTTTTCGGCGGAACCGTCTGGAGAAGTCTTGCGATATGGGGGGTGGCAATCTCTCTGTTTATTGAAAATCAGGTATTTTTCACGAGCATCGGATGGCTCCCGACGATCCTGGCCGAGCAGGGGCTGTCTCCGTCGTCGGCGGCGGGCGTCGTTTCACTCGTTCCCTGGATGGGTGTCATCACGGTGCTGGTGGCCCACCGCGTGGCTTCCTGGTTCGGAGGCGAGCGCCCTCTCTTATGGGTATGCGTGACCGTGACGGTTCTGGCGTTGCTCCTTCTCACGGTGTCCTCGGTTTGGCTCACCACGCTGGCAGCGGTGGCGATCGGGATTTGCGCCAACGCCTGGGTGTTGCTCTGCCTGGGCTATCCGGCCCGGTCGGTGCCGCATGCGCAGGCGGGCCAGGCCGCGGGGCTGATTCTGGGCGTGGGCTACCTCGGCGGGTTTTCCGGACCCTGGCTGGCGGGCTTGATACGTGAAAGTTCCGGCGGCTTCGCGCCGGCGTTTTACTTTTTGGCCGGGTGCACAGTGGTGGGGTTCTGGACGATACAGTTTTTCGGCCCCCCCGCCGATAAGTCCTCGTAA
- the rpmB gene encoding 50S ribosomal protein L28, giving the protein MSEKKPVARKHCVVTGKYVMYGNSVSHSHKKTRRRFEANLHNKRFWVPEEKRWVTLRVSARGIKTIAKNGISSVLVDLRRRGIKV; this is encoded by the coding sequence ATGTCCGAGAAAAAGCCCGTTGCCAGAAAACACTGCGTCGTGACTGGCAAGTACGTCATGTATGGCAACAGCGTCAGCCACTCACACAAAAAGACGCGGCGGCGGTTTGAGGCGAACCTCCACAACAAGCGCTTCTGGGTGCCCGAGGAGAAGCGCTGGGTGACGCTCCGCGTCTCGGCGCGGGGCATCAAGACCATCGCGAAAAATGGCATCTCTTCGGTCCTGGTGGATCTGCGCCGCCGGGGCATCAAAGTATAA
- the amrB gene encoding AmmeMemoRadiSam system protein B: protein MVHPALRQIEATPIDNSGEQGLMLRDPFHLSDAVLVVSMAAVPILQRLDGRHSLEEIRSIYKEEYRADVSMEQLRDLVDQLEKARFLEGERFDSYRGQLFENYMRGKTRPSFLAGRSYEAEPDSLRSQLKNFFTHEDGPGLPGPNGAVPENPLRGLIVPHIDFPRGGTTFAWSYRALAERSDADLYIVLGTCHAPMQAMYGLTRKGFETPFGVLEVDADFVGSLAERAPEDLFQDEFAHRAEHSIEFQAVFLRYLHPERPIRFVPILVGSFGEFIHTQSSPAGSEKFESFLAALQGAIGGAEESGRKVCLLASVDLAHVGPQFGDAEAVDAEQLAMLAQEDRASLDAVCRGDAEAFYWSVAKDGDRRKVCGLAPIYTILRALENCRGEVLRYSQWPDPNGTVTFCSMALH, encoded by the coding sequence ATGGTCCATCCCGCCCTCCGGCAGATTGAAGCCACCCCGATCGACAACAGCGGGGAGCAGGGGTTGATGCTTCGCGATCCGTTCCATCTGAGCGATGCGGTCCTGGTGGTTTCGATGGCGGCCGTCCCCATTCTCCAAAGACTCGACGGAAGGCATTCGCTGGAGGAGATTCGCAGCATCTACAAGGAAGAGTATCGGGCCGATGTTTCCATGGAGCAGCTGCGGGATTTGGTGGATCAGCTCGAGAAAGCCCGGTTTCTCGAAGGCGAAAGATTTGATTCCTATCGGGGGCAGCTCTTTGAGAACTACATGCGGGGCAAAACCCGGCCGAGTTTTCTGGCTGGCCGCAGCTATGAAGCAGAGCCGGACTCCCTTCGCTCGCAGCTGAAGAATTTTTTCACGCACGAGGATGGTCCCGGCCTTCCCGGGCCGAACGGCGCGGTTCCGGAAAACCCCCTGCGCGGTCTCATCGTTCCGCATATAGATTTTCCGCGCGGCGGAACCACCTTCGCCTGGAGTTACCGGGCGCTGGCGGAGCGTTCCGACGCCGATCTGTACATCGTTCTGGGAACCTGCCATGCGCCGATGCAGGCGATGTACGGCCTCACCCGCAAGGGGTTCGAGACGCCGTTCGGAGTGCTGGAGGTGGATGCGGATTTTGTCGGATCCCTGGCGGAGCGCGCGCCGGAGGATCTTTTTCAGGACGAGTTTGCACACCGGGCGGAGCATTCCATCGAATTCCAGGCGGTCTTCCTCCGCTATCTCCATCCGGAGCGGCCCATCCGGTTCGTTCCCATCCTGGTGGGGTCGTTCGGCGAATTCATCCACACGCAAAGCTCCCCTGCCGGATCGGAGAAATTCGAGAGTTTCCTCGCCGCCTTGCAGGGGGCGATTGGCGGGGCGGAGGAGAGCGGCCGGAAGGTCTGCCTGCTGGCCAGCGTCGATCTCGCTCACGTGGGGCCGCAGTTCGGGGACGCAGAGGCGGTGGACGCGGAACAACTCGCCATGCTGGCCCAGGAGGATCGGGCTTCCCTTGATGCGGTTTGCCGCGGAGATGCGGAGGCGTTCTACTGGAGCGTGGCGAAGGACGGGGATCGCCGGAAGGTGTGCGGGCTCGCCCCCATCTACACCATCTTACGAGCCCTGGAGAATTGCCGGGGCGAGGTGCTCCGCTACAGCCAGTGGCCCGACCCGAACGGGACGGTCACCTTCTGCAGCATGGCTCTTCACTAA